Proteins found in one Meiothermus sp. Pnk-1 genomic segment:
- a CDS encoding sensor histidine kinase KdpD, protein MAGKAPGEKAFLFPLPRRQRLLTPVRSRYPWVWVAFGLVVLFLVAQVSWWMIFQRQLIQQSIAYAETTWLQEAALVQRLWSASDPAEREALARELHEQFPQLRIEGDTVSVDPERLATYRNAQLRHLRMLAFEGPFFLLVALLGLYIIGQALRREQDLKRRQQNFLMAATHEFRTPISTVRLLAQTLERRELPREKQLGYLAHMHQELSRLEALTERLLATARLEARLSPTRLSRLELGQVVAELLQRQRGGLEARGAVIVLEPAKDSLLVELDEEAFGIVLSNLLDNAIKYTPGPEKPVWIRLERQGNEALLHVEDRGSGVDTEDLPYIFDPFYRSGNELTREVPGLGIGLYLVKAIMELLRGTIACTPLERGSRFTLRLPLVEGEPPGAALEHAKGGRA, encoded by the coding sequence ATGGCGGGGAAAGCCCCGGGAGAAAAAGCGTTCCTCTTCCCTCTTCCGCGCCGCCAACGGCTTCTCACCCCCGTCCGAAGCCGCTACCCCTGGGTCTGGGTGGCCTTCGGCCTGGTGGTGCTGTTCCTGGTGGCCCAGGTGAGCTGGTGGATGATCTTCCAACGCCAGCTGATTCAGCAGAGCATCGCCTACGCCGAGACCACCTGGCTGCAAGAGGCCGCGCTGGTGCAACGCCTATGGTCGGCCTCGGACCCCGCTGAACGGGAGGCGCTGGCCCGGGAGCTACACGAGCAGTTCCCTCAACTGCGAATCGAGGGCGATACGGTCTCGGTGGACCCTGAGCGGCTGGCCACCTACCGCAACGCCCAACTGCGTCACCTGCGCATGCTGGCCTTCGAGGGGCCCTTCTTCTTGTTGGTGGCCTTGCTGGGCTTATACATCATCGGGCAGGCCCTGCGCCGCGAGCAAGACCTCAAGCGGCGGCAGCAGAACTTTTTGATGGCGGCCACCCACGAGTTTCGCACCCCTATCAGCACCGTGCGCCTTTTGGCACAGACCCTCGAGCGCCGCGAACTGCCGCGGGAAAAACAGCTTGGCTATCTGGCCCATATGCACCAAGAACTCTCCCGGTTAGAAGCCCTCACCGAGCGGCTTTTGGCCACCGCCCGGCTCGAGGCCCGGCTCAGCCCCACCCGGCTCTCGCGGCTGGAGCTAGGCCAGGTGGTGGCGGAACTCCTGCAACGCCAGCGGGGCGGGCTGGAGGCACGGGGAGCGGTGATCGTGCTCGAACCCGCCAAGGACTCGCTCCTGGTCGAGCTCGATGAGGAGGCCTTTGGTATCGTGCTCTCCAACCTGCTCGACAACGCGATCAAATATACCCCAGGCCCAGAAAAACCCGTGTGGATCCGGCTTGAGCGCCAGGGTAACGAGGCCTTGCTGCACGTCGAGGACCGAGGCTCAGGCGTGGACACCGAGGACTTGCCTTATATCTTTGATCCCTTCTACCGCTCGGGGAACGAGTTGACCCGCGAGGTCCCGGGGCTGGGAATCGGGCTGTACCTGGTCAAAGCGATTATGGAACTCTTGAGAGGAACCATTGCCTGCACACCGTTGGAACGCGGAAGCCGCTTCACCTTGAGGTTACCCCTGGTCGAGGGAGAACCTCCTGGCGCCGCTCTCGAGCACGCCAAGGGAGGGAGGGCATGA
- a CDS encoding response regulator transcription factor, whose translation MRQRVLIVEDERVLAEVLADNLREEGLEVTVARDGESALRLWQCFQPDLVILDVMLPRLSGLDVCRRMRTQGDRTPVLFLSAKGQPEERVEGLRAGGDDYMGKPFHLPELLLRVQNMLSRLQWGREEVTPAELSFGGHQVDFRTWNATLADGRVEPLGEREIGILKLFAERAGEVVSRDEILDRVWGGDIFPSSRTVDNFIVRLRKLFEPDPAHPIYLHTVWGVGYRFTPEGAGSQSPHKPAQESA comes from the coding sequence ATGAGGCAGCGGGTGCTAATCGTCGAGGATGAGCGGGTGCTAGCCGAGGTACTGGCCGACAACCTGCGCGAGGAGGGGCTCGAGGTGACCGTCGCCCGCGATGGCGAGAGCGCTTTACGGCTGTGGCAGTGCTTCCAGCCGGACTTGGTGATCTTGGACGTGATGCTCCCGCGCCTTTCAGGGCTCGACGTCTGCCGCCGGATGCGTACCCAGGGCGACCGCACCCCGGTGCTTTTCTTGAGCGCCAAGGGCCAACCCGAGGAGCGGGTGGAAGGGTTGCGGGCGGGCGGAGACGACTATATGGGCAAGCCTTTTCACCTTCCCGAGTTGCTGCTGCGGGTGCAGAACATGCTCTCTCGGCTCCAGTGGGGCCGGGAAGAGGTGACCCCGGCGGAACTCAGCTTTGGCGGGCACCAGGTGGACTTCCGCACCTGGAACGCGACGCTGGCCGATGGCCGGGTGGAGCCCTTGGGGGAACGCGAGATCGGCATCCTCAAGCTGTTCGCCGAGCGGGCCGGGGAGGTGGTGAGCCGCGACGAGATCCTGGATCGGGTATGGGGCGGGGACATCTTCCCCAGCAGCCGCACCGTGGATAACTTCATCGTGCGCTTGCGTAAACTCTTCGAACCCGACCCGGCCCACCCGATCTATCTGCATACCGTCTGGGGGGTGGGCTACCGCTTCACCCCGGAGGGCGCTGGCTCCCAATCCCCACACAAACCCGCCCAGGAGTCGGCATGA